A portion of the Deltaproteobacteria bacterium genome contains these proteins:
- a CDS encoding tripartite tricarboxylate transporter permease produces the protein MLEAAVDGLLGILTLHSLGMMALGVLIGSLVGFLPGIGGPTTLAIMLPFVMTMNDPYPVIALLVGL, from the coding sequence ATGCTTGAAGCCGCCGTTGACGGCCTGCTCGGCATTCTGACTCTGCACTCCCTGGGCATGATGGCCCTGGGAGTGCTGATCGGAAGCTTGGTGGGGTTCCTGCCGGGTATCGGCGGCCCCACCACCCTGGCCATCATGCTCCCCTTCGTGATGACCATGAATGATCCCTATCCGGTCATCGCGCTGCTGGTGGGCCT